A genomic region of Rhizobium sp. NXC24 contains the following coding sequences:
- a CDS encoding iron ABC transporter permease, translating to MYGYVRKGNSQPTWLFPFVVTIVMLLSVLPLARLAEAGIEALLRGGAYELITDPALWRSAWYTIETAVFGTVISVLLGSLFAFLLTLTDIPGRGPLSFLFVLPMMIPPQVTALAWVQMSGPSSPLLKALHIAPPLGSPQPLYSVGGIALLYGVQHAPLVYLALRAGLMALPRDGVEAARLSGASGFRVFRDIILPLSLPGVIAGAAIAFVSSIGNFGIPAILGIPASIFTLSTLIFTKFSTFGPRTFGDIAVLSAMIAVISVAGLAVQGKALKGRDYRVIGLSGASAALALGRWRLGAVPLLWMILFIMLVAPFFALVAGALVPAYGVPLTFKTASLHAFTEILFRQTVTRVAFSNSLFLSGMTALGLLVVTVLAAYSLTRRKDMLSRIVGGLIEIPYSLPGIIVAVSFILVFAAPLPVLNITLYGTIWIILLAYFSAYFAVSLKPVMSAFLQLDPALEEAARLSGAGFFRRLADIIVPLIAPAAGASVILVFLIACNELTVSALLWAAGTQTLGVVIYNLDDGGSADLASAMSVIVVAMVVTMMLLLEILAKHLPKGVVPWRS from the coding sequence ATGTACGGATATGTGCGTAAAGGAAACAGCCAGCCAACCTGGCTGTTTCCTTTTGTCGTTACCATCGTGATGCTGCTCAGCGTGCTGCCACTGGCGCGGCTGGCGGAGGCTGGCATCGAGGCGCTGCTGCGTGGCGGAGCCTACGAACTGATCACCGATCCCGCCCTCTGGCGTTCGGCCTGGTATACGATTGAGACCGCCGTGTTTGGCACGGTTATTTCCGTGTTGCTCGGCAGCCTCTTTGCCTTCCTGCTCACCTTGACCGACATTCCGGGCCGGGGACCCCTTAGTTTTCTTTTCGTCCTGCCGATGATGATCCCGCCGCAGGTCACCGCGCTCGCCTGGGTGCAGATGTCCGGCCCATCGAGCCCCCTGTTGAAGGCGCTGCACATCGCGCCGCCGCTCGGCTCGCCGCAGCCGCTTTATTCTGTCGGCGGCATTGCGCTGCTCTATGGCGTGCAGCACGCGCCGTTGGTTTATCTGGCACTCCGGGCCGGTCTGATGGCACTGCCGCGTGACGGCGTCGAGGCGGCAAGGCTTTCGGGTGCTTCGGGATTTCGGGTGTTCCGCGACATCATCCTACCGCTGTCACTGCCCGGTGTCATCGCCGGTGCCGCCATCGCCTTCGTCTCTTCGATCGGCAATTTCGGCATCCCGGCTATACTCGGCATTCCTGCTTCGATCTTCACCTTGTCGACGTTGATCTTCACCAAATTCTCCACCTTTGGCCCACGCACCTTCGGTGACATCGCCGTGCTGTCGGCGATGATCGCGGTGATTTCGGTTGCCGGCCTCGCGGTACAGGGCAAAGCGCTGAAAGGGCGGGATTATCGCGTCATCGGCCTTTCCGGCGCCTCTGCCGCCCTGGCGCTCGGCCGTTGGCGTCTTGGGGCGGTGCCGCTGCTGTGGATGATCCTGTTCATTATGCTCGTCGCACCGTTCTTCGCTCTGGTCGCCGGCGCGCTGGTGCCGGCCTATGGCGTGCCGTTGACCTTCAAGACGGCGTCGTTGCACGCCTTCACCGAAATTCTGTTTCGGCAGACGGTGACGCGCGTCGCTTTTTCCAATTCCCTATTCCTCTCCGGGATGACGGCACTTGGTCTCCTGGTGGTGACTGTCCTGGCCGCTTACTCCCTGACGCGACGCAAGGATATGCTGAGCCGGATCGTCGGCGGATTGATCGAGATTCCCTATTCGCTGCCGGGGATCATCGTCGCCGTCTCTTTCATCCTGGTTTTCGCGGCACCATTGCCCGTCCTCAATATCACGCTTTACGGCACGATCTGGATCATTCTGCTCGCCTATTTCTCGGCCTATTTCGCTGTCAGCCTCAAGCCGGTGATGAGCGCCTTTCTGCAGCTCGATCCGGCGCTGGAGGAGGCGGCTCGTCTCTCGGGCGCCGGTTTCTTCCGTCGTCTTGCCGATATCATTGTGCCACTGATCGCGCCGGCAGCGGGCGCTTCGGTGATCCTGGTTTTTCTCATCGCCTGCAACGAGCTCACCGTTTCCGCTTTGCTCTGGGCGGCGGGCACGCAAACGCTCGGCGTCGTCATCTACAATCTCGATGATGGCGGCAGCGCCGATCTCGCCTCCGCCATGTCCGTCATCGTCGTCGCCATGGTGGTGACCATGATGTTGCTGCTGGAAATTTTAGCCAAGCACCTGCCGAAGGGAGTGGTGCCGTGGCGAAGCTGA
- a CDS encoding 2OG-Fe(II) oxygenase family protein yields the protein MSDQNFPIFDLGAFEAAGEGEKRRLGAEVDEICRSTGFLAIANHGVDEAVIQAVWAKTHAFFDRPADVKQRAKAPYPGYPYGYLGPGTEALSKSRNIDTPPDLKESFNGGPLAVPAGMTDPEALGFCYAATIWPDGPEGFADAWKAYYRSMEDLAARIMRVFATALGLDEHFFDSYVDAPISALRALNYPEQRVAPQPGQLRAGAHTDYGSLTILLPQPGSKGLEIIAPDGQWTPVPPVPGAFVINIGDLMALWTNDRWVSTVHRVVNPPPEEGGMQRRQSLAFFHQPNWFAEIACLPSCLSRGEEPKYAPVLSGPYLMGKFKSTVTAKPN from the coding sequence ATGTCCGATCAAAACTTCCCGATTTTCGATCTCGGCGCCTTCGAGGCGGCCGGCGAAGGGGAGAAGAGGCGGCTTGGTGCTGAGGTCGACGAAATCTGCCGTTCGACCGGCTTTCTGGCGATTGCCAACCATGGTGTCGATGAGGCTGTAATCCAAGCCGTATGGGCAAAGACGCACGCTTTTTTTGATCGGCCCGCCGATGTCAAGCAACGGGCAAAAGCGCCGTATCCCGGCTATCCCTATGGCTATCTTGGCCCGGGCACCGAGGCGCTGTCGAAATCGCGCAACATCGACACACCGCCCGACCTCAAGGAAAGTTTCAACGGCGGGCCGCTTGCCGTGCCGGCTGGCATGACCGATCCGGAAGCGCTCGGCTTCTGCTATGCCGCCACCATCTGGCCGGATGGTCCGGAAGGCTTTGCGGATGCTTGGAAGGCCTATTACCGTTCGATGGAGGATTTGGCGGCGCGGATCATGCGCGTCTTTGCCACCGCGCTCGGTCTCGACGAGCATTTTTTCGACAGCTACGTCGACGCACCGATCAGCGCGCTTCGGGCGCTGAATTATCCCGAGCAGCGTGTCGCGCCGCAGCCGGGCCAGTTGCGCGCCGGCGCGCATACCGATTATGGCAGCCTGACGATCCTGCTGCCGCAGCCGGGCTCCAAGGGACTGGAGATCATAGCGCCCGACGGCCAATGGACGCCTGTGCCGCCGGTACCCGGCGCCTTCGTCATCAATATCGGTGACCTGATGGCGCTTTGGACCAATGATCGCTGGGTCTCGACGGTGCACCGTGTCGTCAATCCGCCACCGGAAGAGGGAGGGATGCAACGACGGCAGTCGCTGGCGTTCTTTCACCAGCCGAACTGGTTTGCCGAGATCGCCTGCCTGCCGTCCTGTCTTTCGCGGGGCGAGGAGCCGAAATATGCCCCTGTTCTCTCCGGCCCCTATCTCATGGGCAAGTTCAAATCGACCGTAACAGCCAAGCCCAATTGA
- a CDS encoding ABC transporter substrate-binding protein — protein sequence MKTFVSALAGLLAIALFSGSAAAADLVLYTSQPNADAQATVDGFMAANPGIKVDWVRDGTPQIIAKLQAEIQAGAPVADVLLIADTVTLERLKEAGKLLAYKSAEAANYDPALYDADGYYYSTKLITTGIVYNTAAAMKPTSWQDLTKPEAKGLVAMPSPLASGAALIHAQTLAGVGSLGWDFYKNLAANGAIASGGNGAVLKAVASGEKAYGMIVDYMPIREKAKGAPLEFVFPTEGVSAVTEPVGILASTKHVDAAKKFVDYALSEKGQQGFLNLGYIPARNGMPLPAGFPARDSIKVLPLNAAEALKNTDQDLKTFSSYYGSK from the coding sequence ATGAAGACGTTTGTTTCCGCTCTCGCCGGCCTGCTGGCCATTGCTCTTTTCTCTGGTTCTGCCGCCGCCGCCGATCTCGTCCTCTACACCAGCCAACCGAATGCCGATGCGCAGGCAACCGTCGATGGCTTCATGGCTGCCAATCCCGGCATCAAGGTCGACTGGGTTCGCGACGGCACGCCGCAGATCATCGCCAAGCTGCAGGCGGAAATCCAGGCCGGCGCTCCCGTTGCCGACGTTCTGCTGATCGCCGATACGGTTACGCTGGAGCGCCTGAAGGAAGCCGGCAAACTATTGGCCTATAAGTCGGCGGAAGCCGCAAACTACGATCCGGCGCTCTATGACGCCGACGGCTACTACTATTCCACCAAGCTGATCACCACCGGCATCGTCTATAACACCGCCGCTGCGATGAAGCCCACGAGCTGGCAGGACCTGACCAAGCCGGAAGCCAAGGGGCTCGTCGCCATGCCGAGCCCGCTTGCTTCGGGTGCCGCTCTCATTCACGCGCAGACGCTTGCCGGCGTCGGCAGCCTCGGCTGGGATTTCTACAAGAATCTCGCCGCTAACGGCGCAATCGCTTCCGGCGGCAATGGTGCGGTGCTGAAGGCGGTTGCTTCCGGCGAAAAGGCCTACGGCATGATCGTCGATTACATGCCGATCCGCGAAAAGGCCAAGGGTGCGCCGCTGGAATTCGTTTTCCCGACCGAAGGCGTTTCGGCCGTGACCGAGCCGGTCGGCATTCTCGCCAGCACCAAGCATGTCGACGCCGCCAAGAAATTCGTCGACTACGCTCTGTCGGAAAAGGGCCAGCAAGGCTTCCTGAACCTCGGCTATATCCCTGCCCGCAACGGCATGCCGCTGCCCGCCGGTTTCCCGGCGCGTGACAGCATCAAGGTTTTGCCGTTGAATGCGGCCGAAGCTCTGAAGAACACCGACCAGGATCTGAAGACCTTCTCTTCCTACTACGGATCGAAGTGA
- a CDS encoding ABC transporter ATP-binding protein, giving the protein MAKLILNHVSKDFGTGGRPAVKALSLEVREGGFLALLGPSGCGKTTVLRMIAGFEQPTDGSIHLGERLFADAAHTLPPERRNMAMVFQSYALWPHMNVAGNVGYPLKVRGISGERYRQKVREALSTVRLEDYAERRPADLSGGQRQRVALARCLVTSPDVVLLDEPLANLDRHLKKEMEETFREFHQRSGATMVYVTHDQSEAMALATDVAVMSEGRLLQVAAPAEIYARPEGRLVGGLVGQGAILSLAIPDGKPRLIDWSALKTIWREQGDGNPRADILVRPEDVVADADGISCRVDTVLYEGERYALRLSLPDGQILRAYSREAVKTGDVYAVAVRSAWRL; this is encoded by the coding sequence GTGGCGAAGCTGATCCTCAATCACGTCAGCAAGGATTTCGGCACGGGCGGCCGCCCGGCGGTCAAGGCGCTGTCGCTGGAGGTCCGCGAAGGTGGTTTCCTGGCGTTGCTCGGCCCCTCCGGCTGCGGCAAGACGACGGTGCTGAGAATGATAGCCGGCTTCGAGCAGCCGACGGATGGTTCGATCCATCTCGGCGAACGTCTGTTTGCCGATGCCGCTCATACCTTGCCGCCGGAGCGGCGCAACATGGCGATGGTGTTCCAGTCCTATGCGCTCTGGCCGCATATGAACGTTGCCGGCAATGTCGGCTACCCACTCAAAGTGCGCGGCATTTCCGGCGAGCGTTACCGTCAGAAGGTGCGAGAGGCGCTGTCGACCGTGCGGCTGGAAGACTATGCGGAACGGCGGCCTGCGGATCTTTCCGGCGGCCAGCGTCAGCGTGTGGCGCTGGCGCGCTGCCTTGTGACATCGCCCGATGTCGTGCTGCTGGACGAGCCTCTCGCCAATCTCGATCGTCATCTCAAGAAGGAGATGGAGGAGACCTTCCGCGAATTCCATCAGCGCTCGGGCGCCACCATGGTTTATGTCACCCACGACCAGAGCGAGGCCATGGCGCTCGCGACCGATGTCGCAGTCATGTCCGAGGGACGGCTATTGCAGGTGGCGGCGCCGGCGGAAATCTATGCGCGACCGGAGGGACGGCTGGTCGGCGGATTGGTGGGGCAGGGCGCGATCCTGTCGCTCGCCATTCCGGATGGTAAGCCGCGGCTTATCGATTGGTCGGCGCTGAAGACGATTTGGAGAGAGCAGGGGGACGGGAACCCGCGCGCTGATATCCTCGTTCGACCCGAGGACGTGGTCGCCGATGCCGATGGTATCTCTTGCAGGGTGGACACCGTCCTTTACGAGGGCGAGCGCTACGCCTTGCGGCTATCGCTGCCGGATGGTCAGATATTGAGAGCCTATAGCCGCGAAGCGGTGAAAACGGGCGATGTCTACGCGGTCGCCGTTCGCTCGGCGTGGCGGCTGTGA